A part of Dermacentor variabilis isolate Ectoservices chromosome 10, ASM5094787v1, whole genome shotgun sequence genomic DNA contains:
- the LOC142559955 gene encoding uncharacterized protein LOC142559955 isoform X5 → MRRTGRGTARPAKGRGEKRSAVAPRRGRLRPPGGHRQQRARGTVAPAKASSVGRFPGGRVPADHDGVLAAAWQSLHGMADVYSQGMLSVLDDLRRRRVFTDAEVVCSDDGSRFPVHQVLLYAACPLFREPSPGGNQLGPAGTINAAAAPGVSAAAALAPGEETGAAIATTKQGQSAAPAVSGGDEVRKYPVDGVRGDVMAALLEYVYTNKVSLNSDNVLSMLLAAQRFQIERIVQKCHEFLSKDISVANCVRILEFAREHKHPSLVDMAVNFISGNFIEVAKINQDFDRISYDDLKALLSSDELNLADEGKAFSAAIKWTSADASNRHRFLPSLLSAIRFGLCKVSFLQEEVFPHPMLDDVDCRAVLEPVHGLLEQLELHEGPRMINLTHPMLRPRIPRRRVSAKKGERERERDLVLCPPSLQLLHRWTERACMHVARCYVSVAVLDGKIYALGGYDGDRRTNTAERYDPTANTWSLIADMNDQRSDACATVVDSKVYIVGGFTGQQVLNTAEFYDPKVNVWTYIRAMTVPRSGVRVINYQDTVYVLGGFNGTNRLSTGEKYDLLRDRWLELPNMHTPRSNFAVAVLDDLLFAIGGFNGTTTVPFVECYDSKTNGWRRVTDMNINRSALGACVAVNLPNSREFSVVARFSRKSARLLDSFLPTSVRKRRQISIARRRRL, encoded by the exons ATGAGGCGTACGGGTCGCGGGACGGCACGACCAGCCAAAGgacgaggagaaaaaagaagtgcCGTGGCGCCAAGAAGGGGGCGGCTACGACCACCAGGGGGCCACCGGCAGCAGCGCGCGCGAGGAACCGTGGCCCCAGCGAAGGCTTCCTCGGTGGGTCGGTTCCCGGGGGGACGCGTTCCAGCGGACCATGACGGCGTCCTAGCGGCAGCGTGGCAGAGCCTGCATGGGATGGCCGACGTGTACTCGCAGGGCATGCTCAGCGTGCTGGACGACCTCCGGCGGCGACGGGTGTTCACCGACGCCGAGGTCGTCTGCAGCGACGATGGCAGCCGGTTCCCGGTGCACCAGGTGCTCCTGTACGCCGCCTGCCCGCTGTTCCGGGAGCCGTCACCGGGGGGAAACCAGCTGGGCCCGGCCGGTACGATCAACGCCGCCGCCGCACCAGGGGTGTCGGCGGCAGCAGCGCTCGCGCCTGGAGAAGAGACAGGCGCCGCCATAGCGACGACGAAGCAGGGGCAGTCCGCTGCGCCGGCGGTGAGCGGCGGCGATGAGGTGCGCAAGTACCCCGTGGACGGGGTGCGCGGTGACGTCATGGCCGCCCTGCTCGAGTACGTCTACACCAACAAGGTGTCGCTCAACAGCGACAACGTGCTCAGCATGCTCCTGGCGGCGCAGCGGTTCCAG ATTGAAAGAATTGTTCAAAAATGCCACGAGTTCCTTTCCAAAGACATCAGCGTAGCCAATTGCGTTCGCATATTGGAGTTCGCCAGGGAACACAAGCACCCCAGCCTCGTCGACATGGCCGTAAATTTTATCTCTGGGAATTTCATAGAG GTCGCAAAGATAAACCAAGATTTTGACCGCATCTCCTATGATGATCTCAAGGCTCTGTTAAGCTCTGACGAGCTCAACCTTGCCGATGAAGGCAAAGCGTTTTCGGCGGCTATAAAGTGGACTTCAGCTGATGCCTCAAACAGGCATCGCTTCCTACCAAGCCTTCTCAGCGCTATAAG ATTCGGGCTCTGCAAGGTATCATTTCTTCAAGAGGAAGTCTTTCCGCATCCCATGCTTGATGACGTCGACTGCCGCGCTGTACTTGAGCCAGTCCATGGACTTCTGGAGCAACTTGAGCTTCACGAAGGCCCAAGAATGATCAACCTCACGCATCCCATGCTAAGGCCCAGGATTCCAAG GCGTCGTGTGTCCGCGAAGAagggtgagagagaaagagagagggaccTGGTTCTGTGCCCCCCGTCGCTGCAGCTCCTGCACCGCTGGACGGAGCGGGCGTGCATGCACGTGGCCCGGTGCTACGTCAGCGTGGCGGTGCTCGACGGCAAAATCTACGCGCTCGGCGGCTACGACGGCGATCGGCGCACCAACACGGCCGAGCGGTACGACCCGACGGCCAACACGTGGTCGCTCATCGCCGACATGAACGACCAGCGCTCGGACGCCTGCGCCACGGTCGTCGACTCGAAG GTGTACATAGTAGGGGGGTTTACCGGGCAGCAAGTGCTGAACACGGCCGAGTTCTACGACCCCAAGGTGAACGTGTGGACCTACATCCGGGCCATGACCGTGCCTCGTAGCGGAGTCCGGGTCATCAACTACCAGGACACTGTCTACGTGCTCGGGGGTTTCAACGGAACGAACAGGCTTTCCACGG GGGAGAAGTACGACCTCCTGAGAGACCGCTGGCTCGAGCTGCCCAACATGCACACGCCGAGGAGCAACTTTGCAGTCGCCGTGCTCGACGACCTGCTCTTCGCTATTGGCGGATTCAACG GAACAACGACTGTGCCGTTCGTGGAATGCTACGACTCCAAAACGAACGGCTGGCGGCGGGTCACCGACATGAACATCAATCGGAGCGCCCTCGGAGCCTGCGTGGCCGTTAACCTTCCAAACTCCAGGGAGTTCTCTGTTGTAG
- the LOC142559955 gene encoding uncharacterized protein LOC142559955 isoform X4, translated as MRRTGRGTARPAKGRGEKRSAVAPRRGRLRPPGGHRQQRARGTVAPAKASSVGRFPGGRVPADHDGVLAAAWQSLHGMADVYSQGMLSVLDDLRRRRVFTDAEVVCSDDGSRFPVHQVLLYAACPLFREPSPGGNQLGPAGTINAAAAPGVSAAAALAPGEETGAAIATTKQGQSAAPAVSGGDEVRKYPVDGVRGDVMAALLEYVYTNKVSLNSDNVLSMLLAAQRFQIERIVQKCHEFLSKDISVANCVRILEFAREHKHPSLVDMAVNFISGNFIEVAKINQDFDRISYDDLKALLSSDELNLADEGKAFSAAIKWTSADASNRHRFLPSLLSAIRFGLCKVSFLQEEVFPHPMLDDVDCRAVLEPVHGLLEQLELHEGPRMINLTHPMLRPRIPRDVLFVIGGWSNGSATNLVESYDCRANRWLIFPNDRDIMPRAYHGLVALDGLIYMIGGFDGSQCFNCVRCFNPLLHRWTERACMHVARCYVSVAVLDGKIYALGGYDGDRRTNTAERYDPTANTWSLIADMNDQRSDACATVVDSKVYIVGGFTGQQVLNTAEFYDPKVNVWTYIRAMTVPRSGVRVINYQDTVYVLGGFNGTNRLSTGEKYDLLRDRWLELPNMHTPRSNFAVAVLDDLLFAIGGFNGTTTVPFVECYDSKTNGWRRVTDMNINRSALGACVAVNLPNSREFSVVGNSERDN; from the exons ATGAGGCGTACGGGTCGCGGGACGGCACGACCAGCCAAAGgacgaggagaaaaaagaagtgcCGTGGCGCCAAGAAGGGGGCGGCTACGACCACCAGGGGGCCACCGGCAGCAGCGCGCGCGAGGAACCGTGGCCCCAGCGAAGGCTTCCTCGGTGGGTCGGTTCCCGGGGGGACGCGTTCCAGCGGACCATGACGGCGTCCTAGCGGCAGCGTGGCAGAGCCTGCATGGGATGGCCGACGTGTACTCGCAGGGCATGCTCAGCGTGCTGGACGACCTCCGGCGGCGACGGGTGTTCACCGACGCCGAGGTCGTCTGCAGCGACGATGGCAGCCGGTTCCCGGTGCACCAGGTGCTCCTGTACGCCGCCTGCCCGCTGTTCCGGGAGCCGTCACCGGGGGGAAACCAGCTGGGCCCGGCCGGTACGATCAACGCCGCCGCCGCACCAGGGGTGTCGGCGGCAGCAGCGCTCGCGCCTGGAGAAGAGACAGGCGCCGCCATAGCGACGACGAAGCAGGGGCAGTCCGCTGCGCCGGCGGTGAGCGGCGGCGATGAGGTGCGCAAGTACCCCGTGGACGGGGTGCGCGGTGACGTCATGGCCGCCCTGCTCGAGTACGTCTACACCAACAAGGTGTCGCTCAACAGCGACAACGTGCTCAGCATGCTCCTGGCGGCGCAGCGGTTCCAG ATTGAAAGAATTGTTCAAAAATGCCACGAGTTCCTTTCCAAAGACATCAGCGTAGCCAATTGCGTTCGCATATTGGAGTTCGCCAGGGAACACAAGCACCCCAGCCTCGTCGACATGGCCGTAAATTTTATCTCTGGGAATTTCATAGAG GTCGCAAAGATAAACCAAGATTTTGACCGCATCTCCTATGATGATCTCAAGGCTCTGTTAAGCTCTGACGAGCTCAACCTTGCCGATGAAGGCAAAGCGTTTTCGGCGGCTATAAAGTGGACTTCAGCTGATGCCTCAAACAGGCATCGCTTCCTACCAAGCCTTCTCAGCGCTATAAG ATTCGGGCTCTGCAAGGTATCATTTCTTCAAGAGGAAGTCTTTCCGCATCCCATGCTTGATGACGTCGACTGCCGCGCTGTACTTGAGCCAGTCCATGGACTTCTGGAGCAACTTGAGCTTCACGAAGGCCCAAGAATGATCAACCTCACGCATCCCATGCTAAGGCCCAGGATTCCAAG GGACGTTCTGTTCGTGATCGGTGGATGGAGCAATGGCAGCGCGACGAACCTCGTCGAGTCGTACGACTGCCGCGCCAATCGGTGGCTGATATTTCCCAACGACAGGGACATCATGCCTCGGGCCTACCACGGACTTGTCGCGCTGGACGGCCTCATCTACATGATTGGCGGCTTTGACGGCTCCCAGTGCTTCAATTGCGTCCGTTGTTTCAACCCA CTCCTGCACCGCTGGACGGAGCGGGCGTGCATGCACGTGGCCCGGTGCTACGTCAGCGTGGCGGTGCTCGACGGCAAAATCTACGCGCTCGGCGGCTACGACGGCGATCGGCGCACCAACACGGCCGAGCGGTACGACCCGACGGCCAACACGTGGTCGCTCATCGCCGACATGAACGACCAGCGCTCGGACGCCTGCGCCACGGTCGTCGACTCGAAG GTGTACATAGTAGGGGGGTTTACCGGGCAGCAAGTGCTGAACACGGCCGAGTTCTACGACCCCAAGGTGAACGTGTGGACCTACATCCGGGCCATGACCGTGCCTCGTAGCGGAGTCCGGGTCATCAACTACCAGGACACTGTCTACGTGCTCGGGGGTTTCAACGGAACGAACAGGCTTTCCACGG GGGAGAAGTACGACCTCCTGAGAGACCGCTGGCTCGAGCTGCCCAACATGCACACGCCGAGGAGCAACTTTGCAGTCGCCGTGCTCGACGACCTGCTCTTCGCTATTGGCGGATTCAACG GAACAACGACTGTGCCGTTCGTGGAATGCTACGACTCCAAAACGAACGGCTGGCGGCGGGTCACCGACATGAACATCAATCGGAGCGCCCTCGGAGCCTGCGTGGCCGTTAACCTTCCAAACTCCAGGGAGTTCTCTGTTGTAG
- the LOC142559955 gene encoding uncharacterized protein LOC142559955 isoform X1 produces MRRTGRGTARPAKGRGEKRSAVAPRRGRLRPPGGHRQQRARGTVAPAKASSVGRFPGGRVPADHDGVLAAAWQSLHGMADVYSQGMLSVLDDLRRRRVFTDAEVVCSDDGSRFPVHQVLLYAACPLFREPSPGGNQLGPAGTINAAAAPGVSAAAALAPGEETGAAIATTKQGQSAAPAVSGGDEVRKYPVDGVRGDVMAALLEYVYTNKVSLNSDNVLSMLLAAQRFQIERIVQKCHEFLSKDISVANCVRILEFAREHKHPSLVDMAVNFISGNFIEVAKINQDFDRISYDDLKALLSSDELNLADEGKAFSAAIKWTSADASNRHRFLPSLLSAIRFGLCKVSFLQEEVFPHPMLDDVDCRAVLEPVHGLLEQLELHEGPRMINLTHPMLRPRIPRDVLFVIGGWSNGSATNLVESYDCRANRWLIFPNDRDIMPRAYHGLVALDGLIYMIGGFDGSQCFNCVRCFNPLLHRWTERACMHVARCYVSVAVLDGKIYALGGYDGDRRTNTAERYDPTANTWSLIADMNDQRSDACATVVDSKVYIVGGFTGQQVLNTAEFYDPKVNVWTYIRAMTVPRSGVRVINYQDTVYVLGGFNGTNRLSTGEKYDLLRDRWLELPNMHTPRSNFAVAVLDDLLFAIGGFNGTTTVPFVECYDSKTNGWRRVTDMNINRSALGACVAVNLPNSREFSVVARFSRKSARLLDSFLPTSVRKRRQISIARRRRL; encoded by the exons ATGAGGCGTACGGGTCGCGGGACGGCACGACCAGCCAAAGgacgaggagaaaaaagaagtgcCGTGGCGCCAAGAAGGGGGCGGCTACGACCACCAGGGGGCCACCGGCAGCAGCGCGCGCGAGGAACCGTGGCCCCAGCGAAGGCTTCCTCGGTGGGTCGGTTCCCGGGGGGACGCGTTCCAGCGGACCATGACGGCGTCCTAGCGGCAGCGTGGCAGAGCCTGCATGGGATGGCCGACGTGTACTCGCAGGGCATGCTCAGCGTGCTGGACGACCTCCGGCGGCGACGGGTGTTCACCGACGCCGAGGTCGTCTGCAGCGACGATGGCAGCCGGTTCCCGGTGCACCAGGTGCTCCTGTACGCCGCCTGCCCGCTGTTCCGGGAGCCGTCACCGGGGGGAAACCAGCTGGGCCCGGCCGGTACGATCAACGCCGCCGCCGCACCAGGGGTGTCGGCGGCAGCAGCGCTCGCGCCTGGAGAAGAGACAGGCGCCGCCATAGCGACGACGAAGCAGGGGCAGTCCGCTGCGCCGGCGGTGAGCGGCGGCGATGAGGTGCGCAAGTACCCCGTGGACGGGGTGCGCGGTGACGTCATGGCCGCCCTGCTCGAGTACGTCTACACCAACAAGGTGTCGCTCAACAGCGACAACGTGCTCAGCATGCTCCTGGCGGCGCAGCGGTTCCAG ATTGAAAGAATTGTTCAAAAATGCCACGAGTTCCTTTCCAAAGACATCAGCGTAGCCAATTGCGTTCGCATATTGGAGTTCGCCAGGGAACACAAGCACCCCAGCCTCGTCGACATGGCCGTAAATTTTATCTCTGGGAATTTCATAGAG GTCGCAAAGATAAACCAAGATTTTGACCGCATCTCCTATGATGATCTCAAGGCTCTGTTAAGCTCTGACGAGCTCAACCTTGCCGATGAAGGCAAAGCGTTTTCGGCGGCTATAAAGTGGACTTCAGCTGATGCCTCAAACAGGCATCGCTTCCTACCAAGCCTTCTCAGCGCTATAAG ATTCGGGCTCTGCAAGGTATCATTTCTTCAAGAGGAAGTCTTTCCGCATCCCATGCTTGATGACGTCGACTGCCGCGCTGTACTTGAGCCAGTCCATGGACTTCTGGAGCAACTTGAGCTTCACGAAGGCCCAAGAATGATCAACCTCACGCATCCCATGCTAAGGCCCAGGATTCCAAG GGACGTTCTGTTCGTGATCGGTGGATGGAGCAATGGCAGCGCGACGAACCTCGTCGAGTCGTACGACTGCCGCGCCAATCGGTGGCTGATATTTCCCAACGACAGGGACATCATGCCTCGGGCCTACCACGGACTTGTCGCGCTGGACGGCCTCATCTACATGATTGGCGGCTTTGACGGCTCCCAGTGCTTCAATTGCGTCCGTTGTTTCAACCCA CTCCTGCACCGCTGGACGGAGCGGGCGTGCATGCACGTGGCCCGGTGCTACGTCAGCGTGGCGGTGCTCGACGGCAAAATCTACGCGCTCGGCGGCTACGACGGCGATCGGCGCACCAACACGGCCGAGCGGTACGACCCGACGGCCAACACGTGGTCGCTCATCGCCGACATGAACGACCAGCGCTCGGACGCCTGCGCCACGGTCGTCGACTCGAAG GTGTACATAGTAGGGGGGTTTACCGGGCAGCAAGTGCTGAACACGGCCGAGTTCTACGACCCCAAGGTGAACGTGTGGACCTACATCCGGGCCATGACCGTGCCTCGTAGCGGAGTCCGGGTCATCAACTACCAGGACACTGTCTACGTGCTCGGGGGTTTCAACGGAACGAACAGGCTTTCCACGG GGGAGAAGTACGACCTCCTGAGAGACCGCTGGCTCGAGCTGCCCAACATGCACACGCCGAGGAGCAACTTTGCAGTCGCCGTGCTCGACGACCTGCTCTTCGCTATTGGCGGATTCAACG GAACAACGACTGTGCCGTTCGTGGAATGCTACGACTCCAAAACGAACGGCTGGCGGCGGGTCACCGACATGAACATCAATCGGAGCGCCCTCGGAGCCTGCGTGGCCGTTAACCTTCCAAACTCCAGGGAGTTCTCTGTTGTAG
- the LOC142559955 gene encoding uncharacterized protein LOC142559955 isoform X3, producing MRRTGRGTARPAKGRGEKRSAVAPRRGRLRPPGGHRQQRARGTVAPAKASSVGRFPGGRVPADHDGVLAAAWQSLHGMADVYSQGMLSVLDDLRRRRVFTDAEVVCSDDGSRFPVHQVLLYAACPLFREPSPGGNQLGPAGTINAAAAPGVSAAAALAPGEETGAAIATTKQGQSAAPAVSGGDEVRKYPVDGVRGDVMAALLEYVYTNKVSLNSDNVLSMLLAAQRFQIERIVQKCHEFLSKDISVANCVRILEFAREHKHPSLVDMAVNFISGNFIEVAKINQDFDRISYDDLKALLSSDELNLADEGKAFSAAIKWTSADASNRHRFLPSLLSAIRFGLCKVSFLQEEVFPHPMLDDVDCRAVLEPVHGLLEQLELHEGPRMINLTHPMLRPRIPRDVLFVIGGWSNGSATNLVESYDCRANRWLIFPNDRDIMPRAYHGLVALDGLIYMIGGFDGSQCFNCVRCFNPLLHRWTERACMHVARCYVSVAVLDGKIYALGGYDGDRRTNTAERYDPTANTWSLIADMNDQRSDACATVVDSKVYIVGGFTGQQVLNTAEFYDPKVNVWTYIRAMTVPRSGVRVINYQDTVYVLGGFNGTNRLSTGEKYDLLRDRWLELPNMHTPRSNFAVAVLDDLLFAIGGFNGTTTVPFVECYDSKTNGWRRVTDMNINRSALGACVAVNLPNSREFSVPGSPANRPGCLTASCPPRFARGDKFP from the exons ATGAGGCGTACGGGTCGCGGGACGGCACGACCAGCCAAAGgacgaggagaaaaaagaagtgcCGTGGCGCCAAGAAGGGGGCGGCTACGACCACCAGGGGGCCACCGGCAGCAGCGCGCGCGAGGAACCGTGGCCCCAGCGAAGGCTTCCTCGGTGGGTCGGTTCCCGGGGGGACGCGTTCCAGCGGACCATGACGGCGTCCTAGCGGCAGCGTGGCAGAGCCTGCATGGGATGGCCGACGTGTACTCGCAGGGCATGCTCAGCGTGCTGGACGACCTCCGGCGGCGACGGGTGTTCACCGACGCCGAGGTCGTCTGCAGCGACGATGGCAGCCGGTTCCCGGTGCACCAGGTGCTCCTGTACGCCGCCTGCCCGCTGTTCCGGGAGCCGTCACCGGGGGGAAACCAGCTGGGCCCGGCCGGTACGATCAACGCCGCCGCCGCACCAGGGGTGTCGGCGGCAGCAGCGCTCGCGCCTGGAGAAGAGACAGGCGCCGCCATAGCGACGACGAAGCAGGGGCAGTCCGCTGCGCCGGCGGTGAGCGGCGGCGATGAGGTGCGCAAGTACCCCGTGGACGGGGTGCGCGGTGACGTCATGGCCGCCCTGCTCGAGTACGTCTACACCAACAAGGTGTCGCTCAACAGCGACAACGTGCTCAGCATGCTCCTGGCGGCGCAGCGGTTCCAG ATTGAAAGAATTGTTCAAAAATGCCACGAGTTCCTTTCCAAAGACATCAGCGTAGCCAATTGCGTTCGCATATTGGAGTTCGCCAGGGAACACAAGCACCCCAGCCTCGTCGACATGGCCGTAAATTTTATCTCTGGGAATTTCATAGAG GTCGCAAAGATAAACCAAGATTTTGACCGCATCTCCTATGATGATCTCAAGGCTCTGTTAAGCTCTGACGAGCTCAACCTTGCCGATGAAGGCAAAGCGTTTTCGGCGGCTATAAAGTGGACTTCAGCTGATGCCTCAAACAGGCATCGCTTCCTACCAAGCCTTCTCAGCGCTATAAG ATTCGGGCTCTGCAAGGTATCATTTCTTCAAGAGGAAGTCTTTCCGCATCCCATGCTTGATGACGTCGACTGCCGCGCTGTACTTGAGCCAGTCCATGGACTTCTGGAGCAACTTGAGCTTCACGAAGGCCCAAGAATGATCAACCTCACGCATCCCATGCTAAGGCCCAGGATTCCAAG GGACGTTCTGTTCGTGATCGGTGGATGGAGCAATGGCAGCGCGACGAACCTCGTCGAGTCGTACGACTGCCGCGCCAATCGGTGGCTGATATTTCCCAACGACAGGGACATCATGCCTCGGGCCTACCACGGACTTGTCGCGCTGGACGGCCTCATCTACATGATTGGCGGCTTTGACGGCTCCCAGTGCTTCAATTGCGTCCGTTGTTTCAACCCA CTCCTGCACCGCTGGACGGAGCGGGCGTGCATGCACGTGGCCCGGTGCTACGTCAGCGTGGCGGTGCTCGACGGCAAAATCTACGCGCTCGGCGGCTACGACGGCGATCGGCGCACCAACACGGCCGAGCGGTACGACCCGACGGCCAACACGTGGTCGCTCATCGCCGACATGAACGACCAGCGCTCGGACGCCTGCGCCACGGTCGTCGACTCGAAG GTGTACATAGTAGGGGGGTTTACCGGGCAGCAAGTGCTGAACACGGCCGAGTTCTACGACCCCAAGGTGAACGTGTGGACCTACATCCGGGCCATGACCGTGCCTCGTAGCGGAGTCCGGGTCATCAACTACCAGGACACTGTCTACGTGCTCGGGGGTTTCAACGGAACGAACAGGCTTTCCACGG GGGAGAAGTACGACCTCCTGAGAGACCGCTGGCTCGAGCTGCCCAACATGCACACGCCGAGGAGCAACTTTGCAGTCGCCGTGCTCGACGACCTGCTCTTCGCTATTGGCGGATTCAACG GAACAACGACTGTGCCGTTCGTGGAATGCTACGACTCCAAAACGAACGGCTGGCGGCGGGTCACCGACATGAACATCAATCGGAGCGCCCTCGGAGCCTGCGTGGCCGTTAACCTTCCAAACTCCAGGGAGTTCTCTGTT
- the LOC142559955 gene encoding uncharacterized protein LOC142559955 isoform X2 — MRRTGRGTARPAKGRGEKRSAVAPRRGRLRPPGGHRQQRARGTVAPAKASSVGRFPGGRVPADHDGVLAAAWQSLHGMADVYSQGMLSVLDDLRRRRVFTDAEVVCSDDGSRFPVHQVLLYAACPLFREPSPGGNQLGPAGTINAAAAPGVSAAAALAPGEETGAAIATTKQGQSAAPAVSGGDEVRKYPVDGVRGDVMAALLEYVYTNKVSLNSDNVLSMLLAAQRFQIERIVQKCHEFLSKDISVANCVRILEFAREHKHPSLVDMAVNFISGNFIEVAKINQDFDRISYDDLKALLSSDELNLADEGKAFSAAIKWTSADASNRHRFLPSLLSAIRFGLCKVSFLQEEVFPHPMLDDVDCRAVLEPVHGLLEQLELHEGPRMINLTHPMLRPRIPRDVLFVIGGWSNGSATNLVESYDCRANRWLIFPNDRDIMPRAYHGLVALDGLIYMIGGFDGSQCFNCVRCFNPLLHRWTERACMHVARCYVSVAVLDGKIYALGGYDGDRRTNTAERYDPTANTWSLIADMNDQRSDACATVVDSKVYIVGGFTGQQVLNTAEFYDPKVNVWTYIRAMTVPRSGVRVINYQDTVYVLGGFNGTNRLSTGEKYDLLRDRWLELPNMHTPRSNFAVAVLDDLLFAIGGFNGTTTVPFVECYDSKTNGWRRVTDMNINRSALGACVAVNLPNSREFSVVIRSATTERKRRRLNKGIALLAKHLRLF; from the exons ATGAGGCGTACGGGTCGCGGGACGGCACGACCAGCCAAAGgacgaggagaaaaaagaagtgcCGTGGCGCCAAGAAGGGGGCGGCTACGACCACCAGGGGGCCACCGGCAGCAGCGCGCGCGAGGAACCGTGGCCCCAGCGAAGGCTTCCTCGGTGGGTCGGTTCCCGGGGGGACGCGTTCCAGCGGACCATGACGGCGTCCTAGCGGCAGCGTGGCAGAGCCTGCATGGGATGGCCGACGTGTACTCGCAGGGCATGCTCAGCGTGCTGGACGACCTCCGGCGGCGACGGGTGTTCACCGACGCCGAGGTCGTCTGCAGCGACGATGGCAGCCGGTTCCCGGTGCACCAGGTGCTCCTGTACGCCGCCTGCCCGCTGTTCCGGGAGCCGTCACCGGGGGGAAACCAGCTGGGCCCGGCCGGTACGATCAACGCCGCCGCCGCACCAGGGGTGTCGGCGGCAGCAGCGCTCGCGCCTGGAGAAGAGACAGGCGCCGCCATAGCGACGACGAAGCAGGGGCAGTCCGCTGCGCCGGCGGTGAGCGGCGGCGATGAGGTGCGCAAGTACCCCGTGGACGGGGTGCGCGGTGACGTCATGGCCGCCCTGCTCGAGTACGTCTACACCAACAAGGTGTCGCTCAACAGCGACAACGTGCTCAGCATGCTCCTGGCGGCGCAGCGGTTCCAG ATTGAAAGAATTGTTCAAAAATGCCACGAGTTCCTTTCCAAAGACATCAGCGTAGCCAATTGCGTTCGCATATTGGAGTTCGCCAGGGAACACAAGCACCCCAGCCTCGTCGACATGGCCGTAAATTTTATCTCTGGGAATTTCATAGAG GTCGCAAAGATAAACCAAGATTTTGACCGCATCTCCTATGATGATCTCAAGGCTCTGTTAAGCTCTGACGAGCTCAACCTTGCCGATGAAGGCAAAGCGTTTTCGGCGGCTATAAAGTGGACTTCAGCTGATGCCTCAAACAGGCATCGCTTCCTACCAAGCCTTCTCAGCGCTATAAG ATTCGGGCTCTGCAAGGTATCATTTCTTCAAGAGGAAGTCTTTCCGCATCCCATGCTTGATGACGTCGACTGCCGCGCTGTACTTGAGCCAGTCCATGGACTTCTGGAGCAACTTGAGCTTCACGAAGGCCCAAGAATGATCAACCTCACGCATCCCATGCTAAGGCCCAGGATTCCAAG GGACGTTCTGTTCGTGATCGGTGGATGGAGCAATGGCAGCGCGACGAACCTCGTCGAGTCGTACGACTGCCGCGCCAATCGGTGGCTGATATTTCCCAACGACAGGGACATCATGCCTCGGGCCTACCACGGACTTGTCGCGCTGGACGGCCTCATCTACATGATTGGCGGCTTTGACGGCTCCCAGTGCTTCAATTGCGTCCGTTGTTTCAACCCA CTCCTGCACCGCTGGACGGAGCGGGCGTGCATGCACGTGGCCCGGTGCTACGTCAGCGTGGCGGTGCTCGACGGCAAAATCTACGCGCTCGGCGGCTACGACGGCGATCGGCGCACCAACACGGCCGAGCGGTACGACCCGACGGCCAACACGTGGTCGCTCATCGCCGACATGAACGACCAGCGCTCGGACGCCTGCGCCACGGTCGTCGACTCGAAG GTGTACATAGTAGGGGGGTTTACCGGGCAGCAAGTGCTGAACACGGCCGAGTTCTACGACCCCAAGGTGAACGTGTGGACCTACATCCGGGCCATGACCGTGCCTCGTAGCGGAGTCCGGGTCATCAACTACCAGGACACTGTCTACGTGCTCGGGGGTTTCAACGGAACGAACAGGCTTTCCACGG GGGAGAAGTACGACCTCCTGAGAGACCGCTGGCTCGAGCTGCCCAACATGCACACGCCGAGGAGCAACTTTGCAGTCGCCGTGCTCGACGACCTGCTCTTCGCTATTGGCGGATTCAACG GAACAACGACTGTGCCGTTCGTGGAATGCTACGACTCCAAAACGAACGGCTGGCGGCGGGTCACCGACATGAACATCAATCGGAGCGCCCTCGGAGCCTGCGTGGCCGTTAACCTTCCAAACTCCAGGGAGTTCTCTGTT